One Vicia villosa cultivar HV-30 ecotype Madison, WI linkage group LG5, Vvil1.0, whole genome shotgun sequence genomic window, TGGCTATAGCAGCTTTCCACGTCAACTCCTGGAGTTTGATTCGTGGGTATTTCTTCCTAAATTCTTTGAATTACAAAAAACAGTCAACTATAGGACAATATTGAACATCAAGAAATTTAATAGTTAAAAAACTCTCTGAAAATAAAATGATGGGATACTTCGGAGATGTATATCCGAAAACTCcctgaaaatgaaatatttagtgcgttcggatatgcatatctgaatgcTGAGGGTATTTTTTAGTTTTCGTCAAAGACCTTTAAGAAGACATAAGGGTGAAATATGGAGACGTATTCATTCTTGGATAGGGGAAGATTTACCTATTTCCCTAGATGAGTTTTTGTCTTTTGGTAATATTCAAGACAAGGTGAAGAATACTAACCACAAGATCAAGATAAATATCATTTGGATAACAACCGTTTGGAGCATTTGGCTAATGATAAATGCTATCATTTTTTAGAACAAGTCTTATATCTATGATGTGGTGTTTTctaatgtaattttattttccTGGAGATTGTTGGCGTTAAGCTGCCCTTTGTCTCATAATAGTTTTTATGACTGGTACAAGTTACCGCTATCCTGTTTCAACTCTAAATAGTTGtgtgttgtaagggttgcaccctaGTGCGATTTCTTGATTCAGTTGCCTATTGAAAAAAATTCCCTTAAAATTTATAGGTTTTTTTATGGTGATGTTTATACTTGTAAATGATGTAATGGTCAGTGTCATGGGTTTGGAGTTCATTCTTGTGATGAAAGCTTACACGAATTTAAATGGGGTGGCAAACATGGATTAGGCGAAGCTTACACGAATTGTTGTGAAAAACAAATCCCTAGGAAGTATTGGTTTGGATGCTTCATAATAATCTAACCAATAattattttatgtaatattttgttttcttaataTAAAAAATGTCATGTAAAACCGTTGATATTAACTTTAATATTTTGAGGTATAACTACATAACAATAACAATGTCATTTCAAATTAAAATGATGAATACATGTGTAGCATAATAGTAACAAACTATATAATCTTTATtgttaaaatgataataattGAGTCAAGGAACAAAAGTAATATGCATGTCATGGCTTCGGAATCTCCACCATCAAGAGACACAACTTTATGATTTGTTTACCTTTCACAATATTGTGATCACACGAATAAATTATGATATTGTATAAACAAATGTATAATTTATGAAATTGTGTTAAAAAATATACATAGTATGAGGCAACTTCATATTAATAGGTGTGATTCGTGTTATATAAATATTTCACAtctttgtgaaaataataaacaaaCCATTTCCTTACATTTAGAGTTTTGTGTTGTtagttttattttcaatatttcatTTACAACAAAAAGGAATTTTCATAAGTACTTTTCTATTCATCTCAAATcttctgtttttattttatttttttttcagtatttttatttggtatgctaaaaaacttagaaatttgagaatataaagaaattatatttactttgtttttcttttttgtcccattttttttttataatcatgTGTTGGAGTGAGTAGAtttttaaataattggaattgttgttttaaaatggttagTAACATACTCTTTTGTGTTACTAATAAATTGAACAATATCAGTTTtaatagaaaattttaaaataagaaacaaTTCTTTTGTGTTagtaaaagtttttttttctattctatttaaatcaattttattaaaaattatttaattaaaaaaatttcatatctaAGTCACTCATAACTTACATGAATTTTACATAATTGAAtagtaattaaatttattttaaattaaaatgtaGAATCCAAACACTAAATTATCTTGAACTTTATTTCATATCTATCATTTTCCCTAATACTTCAATTGTCTTGAATTTTAGATTATTTGATTCTCAACATAttgatatttatatatatatttctttatgCTTTCTTTATTGTAATAGGATGAGGACAGACAGGAAGATACAAACTTTTAATGGCAAAAGTACTTTACCTGGTAGGAATTTGATGAAGCATCAACTTGGTGGGGTCATATTTGGATGCACAAGACATACAATGAAAGAATGTTTATCTAAGCAACTATTTGGTTAGTCTTTTGCATTTGATtaataaatagattttttttcactAATATATctaaacataatttattttgtattgaactATTTTAATccgaatttattatataaaaatattttagttacATTATTTTTTGTGGCCACATAATCAAACACGAGGCTAGTATGAGTCTGAAAACTCATGTCATAGgaattgttttaaaaatgaaactCTTGTTTTTAGACATATACATTAATTTTCTCTAATTGATTCTTGAATTAATTTATCACTTATTAGTAACTTATGATAAATTTTACTGTTTTAACAGGCTTACCAGCTCAACACTTTTCATATGTGGAAAATATTAATCCAAAGATGCCTTTATTTCTTTTCAACTATAGTGATAGGAAGCTTCATGGAGTTTTTGAGGCAACTAGCAATGGAAAAATGTTTATAGACCCTTATGCATGGATTAGTGATGATTATACTGATGAAACACAATATCCTGCACAGGTATCATAAACATATTATTgtctatataataaattaattatattgtttaaataattgtgatcattaataaaaatattaaataattgtgattattaataaaaatattttttcgctATAAATGTTTAAGGTAAAAGTTCGTGTTCAAGTTCAGTGTCATCCATTATTGGAAGATAAATTTGGACCAATAATTAAAGAGAATTACTATCTCAATAATCATTTTTGGTTTGAACTAGACCATAGACAAACAAGCAAGTTAATGCATTTATTTCTATCTCCGACCATAGTTACTAAAACACCAATATCACATTCTAATTCTAACGGCAAAACTGAATATTCATCTCCTCCACGCAAAATCTTAAAGAAAGGTGAATTATTAGAAAGATATATACGAATTTGATATTTTGTATTTTACTCATTATTAGAACGATATTACTCTAATAGAAAATGAAAttatatttgtttcatttttagATGAATTCAACCGACCATTACGTACTCACCCAATTAAAAAGGAGATAAAGCATGATGAAAAAAATCGTGTATACAAGAAACTATTAGAATTtgctcttaaaaagaaaaatcaaggtTTATCTTTGATAGACAATGTTAGTGAAGCTCCTAATGAGAATGTTAGTGAAGCTCCTAATGAGAGCGAGACAAAGGATTACAGAGACGCATCATTAAGTTTAAAAAAGAAGGAAGAAAATTGTCGTTCTTCATTTGAGAATCTATATACTATAGTACAGGTTGATAATTTTGAcgaatcaaaatattttaaatattataaattaattctaTTTAtatctaattaaatttaattcatTGTTTTAGTCGGTGCAACAACGAGTTAAAGAAAGGAAAGCTTTTCAAAAAACCCAGTCGTCGGAGAATGGTGATCTAAAACAAAAGCAGGTACTATGTCATTTtagtaaaatgattaaaaaagaaaaaaaatgtattgCATTGAAAAAAAATTTAGACTAAGATTTGCATTAAGTTGTTTTCAAAGTTATAACTTATTCCATTAAAAGAATTCTCAAATTCTAAAACAATTGTGCAACAATTAAAAACAAAGCCATAATCATCCTTTGAAAGTAACCATTAACATTTGATACCTTCAATTGTACTTGGTTTATGTTATATCTATCATATACCATGTTTATCATAAGActattggtttttttttttttttcatatgaagGTTTCCTTTGAAATTCAACATGTcgaagatgaagatattatgtcTAGATTTACAAATGTGGAGAAGACGATTATCCAATTTTTATTGTCCAAGAATGCAACCAAATCTTTTCAACCATTGAACTTTGTAGGTATATACACTACACAAGTACGATTGAAaggtaatatttatttttaatttttttttccttctGAAAAATAGTTATTTTTCGTTTGGCATGTGTGATATTtcattgatttttaattttatttttatacatcTTCATCTAAATTAATTTCTTTGTCAATCTTTAAATTTGGCTAAAATTTATTTCAACAATATTCTGTGTGCAGTTGCTAGTACTATAAATGGACATAAATGCTTTACAAATATTGAGATCTTTAATTTAGATTATGGAAGGTGGATCTCTATAAATTCAAATTCAGATAaggtaaaaagtaaaaaaaaaaaattataattgtatATGGAAATGTTAAATcaaattgtatatatatttttatttgttttatgttttgatAAAGTATATACAAAATGATGAACTTTAttgtgatttatattatcagaAATTTGATCTTGCTGGAATGGAACTCAATGATTCACTTCATTTTAATGGTGGATATAATGGATTTGACTATTTGAAGTAaggttttattgttttatttgagatagaaaatatttataaaaaaaactttaaaataaacatttttcaaaaaaaaaaattacaatgtaGTAAATATATCCTAAatagatattttaaaaaatggagTAACCTTTTAAAATCACAAATATGTAAAATTTAAggataaaaatttatatataaaagaatgttatataatgtattaaaattttattattgactTTATAGGTATACTATGCATGGCATTGATGAATGCACAAGTGTTCCATATATGGATCTCTTTGATCCATGTTTTGAGGCAAGGATGAAATTGATGAATTGTCTTGAGGATTTTTCTGATGCCAAATATTTTAAGAAGTCTATGAGATTGAGGGAGTCTaagtttttgaaaactttttaaATAAAGTAAGTATATAGTAGTATTTGATTAAGAACTACAAAGAAAATTTGGTTGTTCAATTTAACATGCTACTATTTTCTTTTTTCAGTTTACTAAGCTAGCAGAAGGGATTATGGCAATGGAGATATATAGCAACACAACCTTTGAAAATAAATGCAGCAATGCAGAATTAAAACTTATTTGGAATAGCTACTACActaatttcaaattaaatatagtaattttttatataattaataggATATAAAATTATATGAACCTATGATGCTCCTAACAAAATATGTGAAACTATGTTTTTCTAACTATTCTAAATTGTGTTTTAGATGTGtgctattttttataataattgtaATGGTAATAAATAAttgttgaatatttttatttctgtAATAATTTAgagtataataaaatatttaaatatattttctttaagGATAAactgatttcttttttttttattaagagaATTTAACTTGGCAAAATAAATAGTATAAAACTtataaaaatagtataaataagATATTGTATCATCATTAAAGTTTTGTTTATAATAAGATATcatatcaaaataaatataaaatatatcttATGTTTTATGATTGAAGCAAGATGTATATGAGCAGCATAAATATGATGCAGCTTTTTAGGTAGGGCTTATTAtggtgtaaaaaaaaaaaaagacaattgaAGATGGGTTATAATAAATTGGTTAACTGCAATTACATAAGAAACTTGTGGGAGAATCCATAGCAAAATGAGAAACTTCAGAAAATTTTATAAAAGCCTAAAAATTATGGCGGAACCCTAATCCTCTTCTGATTGCATCTGCCATGGACGTTTCTGCCCTCTTTCCTGAAGTCTCTGCTGACAGTCGGAACCCTCTCAATAATGAAGTCATTCCCCCTCATATTGCCATTCCTTCTTCCACATCAGAAACCCCAAAACTTTCTTTTGCTCAAGCTTTGAAAGGAGTCTGCGACATCTCTTCTTCTCAGTTTCCTCCACCCATCATAAAAGGAGATAGGCCCTCAATCACCATTCCAGAAGATGAATACAAAGATGGTTTAGAAGAATGTAGAAACAACCTTCATGGAAGAGTGCTTTGGCCAAAAGGAGCTTCGCCGCTCACTGTGGTTGCTCTTCGTGCGAAACTTGCAGCTCTGTGGTCTGGTATCAAAGGCTGGGGAGTTCTCTCACTAGGTAAAGGCTACTATGAATTCACTTTCTCCAACATTGAGGATATGAGGCTAGTACGCGCTATGGGTTCTATTAGCCTTAACCCTGGCTCGTTAAAACTTTTTGCTTGGACAGGAGATTTTAATCCTGCTCTTCAAAATAACACATCAGCTCAAGTCTGGGTGCGCTTCTTTGGTCTTTCTCAGGAATATTGGCGACCACGAATCCTATTCGCGATTGCAAGTTGTGTAGGTACTCCGATATGCATTGACCCAGCTTCTGCCAAATCTCGCATTGATAGAACTTTCGGTCATTTTGTGAGAGGGCTTATCGATATGGATCTGTCTCTACCCCTGAATCATAATGTCTTGGTCGAACGAGAAGGCTTTGCCTTCTTCTCTGACATTGAATACGAAAATTTGCCAGCATTTTACGGACATTGCAGAAAAACGGGACACTCTGTTCATGACTGTAAGATGCTTAGAATACAACAGCCTAACGGGCTCTCGAAAAATCAAGAGAATAGGAATCAAAAAATTGGAAATACTTCATCTGTAAAAGTTGTTAATCAGGAAGAACAATGGGTGGAGGTTGGATACAAAAAAGCTGCTGGACCTGTTTTGGAAAATCCCAACACCGTCGGTGGTTTAGATCCAGTTAATCCGATTGGGAACGTTGGTGGACCTATTCTGGAACCGATTGTCCAAGGTGACGATTCTGCAGGGCATATTGGCGAAGTAGTCATTCTTGAATCTATCTCTGCTAGCCCGGTGGCTCAACCTGCAGGTGGAGTTAAATCTGTTACTGGTATAGTCCCTCATTCGCAGAATTTTGTAGATCATGTCCCTGAAGAGTCAGGTTCATCTCTGTCAGCCTTTGTGGATGCTACGCAGGACCCTCAGGTTCACAACAATGAAGGTTTTTTACAAAGCTCTTGGGAAACACTAGCTAGAATTCCTGAACCAGTGGGAGCTTTCTCTTCAGCAGTTGCAATTCTAAAAGAGAAGAAAACTACAAAGGTTAAGAAAAAATCCTCTAGGTCTCAAGCAGGACCAAAGAAATCTTCCTTATGAAGTGCATTTTCTGGAATATTAGGGGTTTGGCTAATGCCCCCTCCCGATTAGCCCTGAAACGTATTCTGAGATCCCACAATCCTGACTTTGTCTTTATTGCCGAGCCGAAAATAGATTTCATCAGGTTGCCGAATAACTGGTTTGCTAGACTTGGCCTCAAGCTCTTCTCTACCAGTGTGCTGGATATGCCTACTCTATGGTGTTTTTGCAAGGAGGAATTTAATCCTACTGTTGTGTCTAGGTCGGATCAATTTGTTGGCTTCTCTTTCAATTTGGATAACAAACTTTTGTCGATAGCTGCTATATATGCTAGTACGAACCTTTATAAAAGAAGGGATCTTTGGAATGACCTCAATGATTTACAAATCTCTCATCCTCTGCCTTGGGCTTTTGTCGGGGACTTCAATGTGATTATGGGAGCCCATGAACATAGAGGAAGGCTTAATCCTGCTGTAAGGCCTATGCAAGATTTCCAAAATTGGACCAATGATAATGCCCTATTTCACTTCCCTACCACTGGTGCTGATTTCACTTGGACGAATAAACG contains:
- the LOC131604113 gene encoding uncharacterized protein LOC131604113, encoding MRTDRKIQTFNGKSTLPGRNLMKHQLGGVIFGCTRHTMKECLSKQLFGLPAQHFSYVENINPKMPLFLFNYSDRKLHGVFEATSNGKMFIDPYAWISDDYTDETQYPAQVKVRVQVQCHPLLEDKFGPIIKENYYLNNHFWFELDHRQTSKLMHLFLSPTIVTKTPISHSNSNGKTEYSSPPRKILKKDEFNRPLRTHPIKKEIKHDEKNRVYKKLLEFALKKKNQGLSLIDNVSEAPNENVSEAPNESETKDYRDASLSLKKKEENCRSSFENLYTIVQSVQQRVKERKAFQKTQSSENGDLKQKQVSFEIQHVEDEDIMSRFTNVEKTIIQFLLSKNATKSFQPLNFVGIYTTQVRLKVASTINGHKCFTNIEIFNLDYGRWISINSNSDKKFDLAGMELNDSLHFNGGYNGFDYLKYTMHGIDECTSVPYMDLFDPCFEARMKLMNCLEDFSDAKYFKKSMRLRESKFLKTF